The sequence CCTCGTAATGAGGATAAATTTGTACCGGTTAATTCTGTACTTCAATCTTTCTCGCGTTCAAATAATTATCAGACCGAATTGACTTTAACTCAAACTCTGTTTAGTTCTGCTGTCTTTAAAGGAATAGGTGCGTCAGGAACTTATTACAACCTTGCAAGGGCTGAATTGAATAATCAGGTATCTAAAACTGTTTTATCTGTTCAGAAATCTTTTTATAATGTTTTAATAGCCAGAGAAATTTCTGAAATCACTAAATCAAGTTTTCAAAATGCACAGGAAAATCTTGCAAACGTGAAAGCACTATTTGACCAAGGAATGGTTTCGGAATTTGATTATCTTCAAGCAGAAGTACGAGTGGAAAATATTCGACCGGTATTACTTCAAATGGAAAACATGCTTAAGTCATCTAAAGATGCACTTAAAATCGTGATTGGATTTGATCAACAAAAAGAGATTGAGCTTCAGGGAAATTTTGATTACTCCCCCATTGTTATTAATGATGAAGAGGCATTGATAAATGAAGCTCTGCAATCAAACTTTGATTTAAAAAGTCTTGACTTGAAAAAACAAGTTGACGAAGCTTTCATCGAGCTTGATGTATCTGAATACTGGCCTACAATTGCCGCCTTCGGAAATTATTCTTATTCCGGCTCATCTGAAACGTGGGATTTTCAGAATTATTCTTCGATGACTGTTGGATTAAATTTTGCTATAAATTTATGGCAGGGAAACAGAACTAAAAATGCAGTTGAACAATCAACTATAACTTTCCGACAGACGGAAGAACAATTGCAGCAAGCTAAAGAGTACACAATTCTTAATGTCAATTCAAAATTACTTGAACTTAAACGAGTATGGGAATTAGTAACTGTGCAGGGCAAAACTGTTGAAGTTGCAGAACGTGCTTATAATATTGCAAAAGTCAGGTACAAGGAAGGGGCAGGCAGTCAATTAGAATTACAAAATGCTGATCAGGAATTGAAACAGGCAAGATTGAATCAGGTTCAATCTAAATATTCATACTTAATTACAAAATTTGAACTTGAACAATTACTTGGTAGAACTAACCCCGAGTATTTTTCTTATTTCAGCGAACTCAACGATTAAGATTTTTAACAGGAGAATTATTTTTTATGAAACTTTTAACACAATTCTTTTCATCCATTATTACACTGCTGATCGTTATAGGATTAATAACATTACAAGCATGCAGTGAAAAAAAACAAGAATCAGATACCATTGATAAAACTAAATATACAGATACTGTTTATGTAGAAACGGAAATTGCGAAGTTAAGGGAATTAAATATTACTAAAACGTTTTCCGGCACTCTGGAAGGAGAAGAACAAGCAAATATCGTTTCAAAAATTCCAGAGCGCATAACCGAAGTGAAAATAAAAGTCGGAGATTTCGTTTCTCAGGGCAAAGTGCTTTTCATGCTTGATAAGGGTGGTGCATCTTCTCAGTACTTTCAATCGCAGGCGGTATATCTTAACGCAGAGAAGAATCTTGAAAGAATGAAAAATCTTTTTAACGAAGGTGCGGTTTCCCATCAATCACTCGATGCAACCCAAACAGCTTATGATGTAGCAAAAGCAAATTTTGAAGCCGCAAAAAGTACAGTAGAAATCACTGCTCCAATCTCTGGTGTGATAACATCTCTAAACGTAAACATCGGTGATATTGCAAATCCGCAAATTGTTATGGCAACTGTGGCTAACATTAATAAACTTAAAGCAAAATTCAATGCCGGTGAAAACGATCTTGCAGATTTTCAAATAGGTCAAAGCACAAATGTTTATTCTGAGTTAAAACCGGATTTAATTCAACCGGGAAAAATCATTCAGATTTCAAAATCCGCCGATATTCAATCACGCACCTTTGAAGTTCAAGCTTTGTTTTCAAATACAAGCGACAAATGGTTCAAACCGGGAATGTTCTGCCGTGTGCAAGTGAATTTAAAGACCCAAAAAGATGCTTTGTCTATTCCGTTAACATCTATTACTAAATACGAAAATGTTTCCGGAGTTTTTATTGTTAATGATGGCAAAGTTAATTTTAAATCTATTACAACTGGACTGACCGAGGGCAAATATGTTGAAGTGCTTACAGGTATAAATGCTGGTGATAAGATTGTAAGTCTTGGTATGAACAATCTGAAAAACGGAACTGTTGTTATAGAATCAAATAATTAGTTGGTAAAATATAAAAGTAATTCGGACTAAAAATGAAATTAGCTGATGTTTCAATAAGACGCCCTGTTTTTGCAACGATGATGATTATGTCATTGGTTGTGCTGGGTTTGTTCTCTTTCATAAAATTAAATGTTGATCTTTATCCCGATGTAGATATTCCTGTAGTAGTAATAACAACTATACTGCCCGGTGCCGGTCCCGAGCAAATTGAAACTGATGTTACAAAAATTATTGAGGATGCAGTAAACCCGGTTGAAGGCGTTGACTTCATCCAATCTACTTCGCAGGAAAATGTTTCACTTGTTGTAATCACTTTTAAACTTGAAATTGACGGCAAAGACGCTGCTCAAAATGTTCGCGAAAAAATTTCTGCCATACGTGCAAAACTCCCATCTGATATTGAAGACCCGGTAATTCAAAGATACGACCCTGCAAGTTTTCCGATCATGTCGCTCTCAGTTGCCGGTGATATGTCTGAAAAAGACATTACCACCTTTACAAAGGATGTGGTAAAGAAAAGATTAGAAAATATTCCCGGTGTCGGCTCGGTAGATCTGGTAGGCGGTGCCGAACGTGAAATTCAAATTGAAGTTGATGCTGCTAAACTTCGTGCGTATAATATTTCTATTCAAGACGTGATAATGAATGTTGGTGCACAAAACGTTGAAATTCCCGGAGGCAATGTTACCGAAGGTAACTCTCAACTTCTTGTACGAACTATGGGCAAGTACAAATCGGTTGATGACTTTAATAAAATAATTGTCGCTACTCCAATGGGAAGACCTGTTTATCTTTCCGATGTTGCAAATGTAGTGGATGGCACAAAAGAGAAAAAGAGTTTAACACGAGTTAATGGCAAAATCGCAGTTGGATTAAATATCATAAAACAATCCGGAAGCAATACAGTTCAGGTTGCAAAGGAAGTAAACAAACAGATTGAATTACTAAAAAGTGAAATACCATCCGGTGTGGCAATTAACGTTGCACAGGATAACAGCATATTCATAAAAGATTCGATAAACGATGTTTTGTTTGATATTCTTTACGGCGGTTTGCTTGCCGTAATTGTCATTTTCTTATTCCTTGCGAACTTCAGGGCAACTGTTATCAGCGGCTTAGCACTACCTGCTTCAATTATTGCCAGCTTTATTTTGATGTATGCATTAAATTTTACTCTGAATATGATGAGCTTACTCGCCCTCTCCCTTGCAGTTGGGCTGCTAATTGATGATGCTATCGTAGTGATAGAAAATATATACAGACACATGTCGCAAGGTGAAACTCCTCTCGAGGCAGCGAAATCAGCTTCTGAAGAAATTGGACTTGCAGTTATGGCAACCACATTTACAATTGTTGCTGTGTTTGTTCCAGTTGCTTTTATGCCGGGTATTGTTGGAAGATTTTTCTACGAATTTGGAATAACAATTTCGGCGGCAGTGTTAGTTTCGCTATTTGTTGCCTTCACTCTCACTCCAATGTTAGCATCAAAGTGGCTTCATAGAGAAGATGAGGCATTAACAAAAGATGGGAATATTTTTAAAAAGATTCTCTATTACTTTAATCACTCTTTTGAATTATTAAATGTTAAATATGAAAAAGCTTTACGCTGGTCGCTAACCCATAGAAAGACTATTGTTTTTAGTGCGATATTAATTTTTATTGGTAGTTTCATGTTAATGGGATTACTCGGCAGTCAATTTTTCCCGGAAAGCGATCAAAGTTCTTTTAGTATTGTTATTAACTCTTCGCCAGGAAGTTCTCTTGATCAAACAAGTTCAATCTGCGAAAAGGTGGAGACTAAATTGAAAAATAAGAGAGAAGTCAAAACTATATTAACAACTATCGGATCTGGTAATGACCCTGTAACAAAAGCTAATATTTTAGTTAAACTTATCCCTACCCATGATAGAACAAAATCTGATAAAGATTTGATGTCAGAAATTCGAAGAGAAGTTAAAAATATTGCCGGGGCTAAAATTGGAATCCGTGTTCCGGGGGGTCCGGGTGGAAACGAAAAGGCTGTAACAATGAGTGTGCGTGGTGAAGACATAAAAAAATTACAGTTGATTTCCCGTAAAGTTGAAAACATTGTCAAATCAACAGTCGGGGCAGTGGATGTCGAAAATAGTTTGGAACTTTCAAAGCCGGAACTAAGGATTAATATTGATAGAGAAAAAGCATCCGATCTTGCTGTTAGTCCTTTAGTTATTGCTTCTTCAATTCGATCAATGGTTGATGGTTATGTGGCAACACAATACCAGGAGGGTGACGAACAAATTGATGTTCGGGTGAGATTAAAAAAATCAGATAGGAGTAATTTAAACGATCTTGCCATGCTCACAATTAAAAGTAATAAAAAAATTGGATTAAAAGATTGGGTGCTTCCAATCAGTGACGTTGCTTCTATTACTCAGGATTTTGGACCTTCTAAAATAAACAGATATGCCAGGCAAAAAGAGATACGTGTTGATGCTAATCTTGAGGGACGATTGCTTGGTAATGTGTTGGCAGATATTAAAAAAGAAACAGACAAATTGGAACTTAAGCCAGGTTATACTATTGAAGTAATTGGACAGGGTAAGATGCAGTCTGATGCTTTTCTGAATATTTTAATTTCACTACTTCTTGCAATAGTATTTGTTTACATTGTGCTTGCTGCACAGTTTGACAGTTTCATACATCCATTTTCAATTATGCTTGCCCTCCCCATGTCTATCATAGGCGCAGTAATTATGCTGTTGATTTTCGGCAGTTCACTCTCTGTAATGTCAATGATAGGAATAATTATGCTAATGGGATTAGTTACTAAAAACGGAATACTGCTTGTTGATTTTACCAATGTGTTACGTGACAGAGGCTTATCAAGATTTGATGCTTTAGTTAAAGCCGGTCCAACAAGATTGCGACCGATATTAATGACAACTTTCGCAATGATATTTGGAATGATACCTGTTGCATTAGGTCTTGGTGAAGGCGCTGAGTTCCGTGCGCCAATGGGACAAGCAGTAATTGGCGGATTGGTAACTTCAACATTACTTACTCTGTTTATTGTTCCGGTTGTATATTCCATTCTTGATGATCTCGGTAAAAAAAGATTTTTCGGCTTTATTAAGAAATTGTTTTATAAAAAAAATAAGAATATTAAATAACCTTTTTCTAAAATTCAGGGTGAAACATGAAACTTGCATTTGTAATTTATCACGACATACTTGAAGACCGAGTTTCAAATGCTCTCAGCGAATTGAGCATTGACTATTTTACGGAGTGGGAAAACGTAAAAGGCAAGGGGCACAATACGGATGCTCATCTCGGCAATCGTCCCTATCCTGGTTATAATATTGTGCGTATGATCGCATTTGCCGCCGATGATCTAATCGAGTCATTAACTTCCAAAATCAAAGAATTGAACGAAGTTATCGAGAGGGATGACGATAAGATCAGAATGTTTCTTGTGCCTCTTGAAAAAATTGTTTGAGAGTTCAGAGAAATTATTATTGTAACTTCTGATGGCAGTGTCATC is a genomic window of Ignavibacteriales bacterium containing:
- a CDS encoding TolC family protein; the protein is MISIDDAINYALKNNKDISIARLNVAKSEAAVDEAYGYALPRLDLSAGFSHFIKKPLVPFPDFGALLKNATYGILFDENVLPRNEDKFVPVNSVLQSFSRSNNYQTELTLTQTLFSSAVFKGIGASGTYYNLARAELNNQVSKTVLSVQKSFYNVLIAREISEITKSSFQNAQENLANVKALFDQGMVSEFDYLQAEVRVENIRPVLLQMENMLKSSKDALKIVIGFDQQKEIELQGNFDYSPIVINDEEALINEALQSNFDLKSLDLKKQVDEAFIELDVSEYWPTIAAFGNYSYSGSSETWDFQNYSSMTVGLNFAINLWQGNRTKNAVEQSTITFRQTEEQLQQAKEYTILNVNSKLLELKRVWELVTVQGKTVEVAERAYNIAKVRYKEGAGSQLELQNADQELKQARLNQVQSKYSYLITKFELEQLLGRTNPEYFSYFSELND
- a CDS encoding efflux RND transporter periplasmic adaptor subunit: MKLLTQFFSSIITLLIVIGLITLQACSEKKQESDTIDKTKYTDTVYVETEIAKLRELNITKTFSGTLEGEEQANIVSKIPERITEVKIKVGDFVSQGKVLFMLDKGGASSQYFQSQAVYLNAEKNLERMKNLFNEGAVSHQSLDATQTAYDVAKANFEAAKSTVEITAPISGVITSLNVNIGDIANPQIVMATVANINKLKAKFNAGENDLADFQIGQSTNVYSELKPDLIQPGKIIQISKSADIQSRTFEVQALFSNTSDKWFKPGMFCRVQVNLKTQKDALSIPLTSITKYENVSGVFIVNDGKVNFKSITTGLTEGKYVEVLTGINAGDKIVSLGMNNLKNGTVVIESNN
- a CDS encoding efflux RND transporter permease subunit; the encoded protein is MKLADVSIRRPVFATMMIMSLVVLGLFSFIKLNVDLYPDVDIPVVVITTILPGAGPEQIETDVTKIIEDAVNPVEGVDFIQSTSQENVSLVVITFKLEIDGKDAAQNVREKISAIRAKLPSDIEDPVIQRYDPASFPIMSLSVAGDMSEKDITTFTKDVVKKRLENIPGVGSVDLVGGAEREIQIEVDAAKLRAYNISIQDVIMNVGAQNVEIPGGNVTEGNSQLLVRTMGKYKSVDDFNKIIVATPMGRPVYLSDVANVVDGTKEKKSLTRVNGKIAVGLNIIKQSGSNTVQVAKEVNKQIELLKSEIPSGVAINVAQDNSIFIKDSINDVLFDILYGGLLAVIVIFLFLANFRATVISGLALPASIIASFILMYALNFTLNMMSLLALSLAVGLLIDDAIVVIENIYRHMSQGETPLEAAKSASEEIGLAVMATTFTIVAVFVPVAFMPGIVGRFFYEFGITISAAVLVSLFVAFTLTPMLASKWLHREDEALTKDGNIFKKILYYFNHSFELLNVKYEKALRWSLTHRKTIVFSAILIFIGSFMLMGLLGSQFFPESDQSSFSIVINSSPGSSLDQTSSICEKVETKLKNKREVKTILTTIGSGNDPVTKANILVKLIPTHDRTKSDKDLMSEIRREVKNIAGAKIGIRVPGGPGGNEKAVTMSVRGEDIKKLQLISRKVENIVKSTVGAVDVENSLELSKPELRINIDREKASDLAVSPLVIASSIRSMVDGYVATQYQEGDEQIDVRVRLKKSDRSNLNDLAMLTIKSNKKIGLKDWVLPISDVASITQDFGPSKINRYARQKEIRVDANLEGRLLGNVLADIKKETDKLELKPGYTIEVIGQGKMQSDAFLNILISLLLAIVFVYIVLAAQFDSFIHPFSIMLALPMSIIGAVIMLLIFGSSLSVMSMIGIIMLMGLVTKNGILLVDFTNVLRDRGLSRFDALVKAGPTRLRPILMTTFAMIFGMIPVALGLGEGAEFRAPMGQAVIGGLVTSTLLTLFIVPVVYSILDDLGKKRFFGFIKKLFYKKNKNIK